The Pyrus communis chromosome 9, drPyrComm1.1, whole genome shotgun sequence genome has a segment encoding these proteins:
- the LOC137745871 gene encoding cellulose synthase-like protein G2 gives MESSKLPLHLCHVHKLSNFINRTHILVHSIALVFLISYRASFFFQHPKTKATTLPWLLVFASEVLLAFEWLLSQSFRWRTVSRTVFPERLPEDDKLPPIDVFICTADPEKEPTMGVMNTVLSAMAMDYPPEKLHVYLSDDAGAAVTLNGMREAWRFAKWWLPFCKRYGIMCTAPEAYFSAGEDDGDENGGFGGSEFVQEKEHIKEKYAAFKKSVTENARIGDTRSNSRRDHSAVIEVIQETSSDKADAIQANEAKNKPLLIYVSREKRPSQPHHFKAGALNVLLRESGVISNSPYILGLDCDMHCHDTSSARQAMCFHLDPKISHSLAFVQFPQKFCNISNNDIYDSQLRSTFKVLWKGYDGLGGPFVTGTGYYIKRVSLCESSISEAGDAMKLRQCFGPSNEFIKSLRQINKPDRMFVQRNNAQPNETQLLASCAYEDGTKWGKEVGFLYGSVVEDYFTGFHLHCKGWISVYCDPKRPHFLGSGTTNLDDLLVQGTRWSSGFVDVAISKFNPLIYGPFKMPTFLHSMCYAEFAFFPIFYFLSLWGFATIPQLCLLNGIPLYPQVSNTYFIVFSFIFLSSHSKHLYEVLTTGSTFRHWVNEQRIWMMKSVTSHLYGSVDAFMKKLGMREASFFPTNKVDDVQQLKRYNMGVFDFQTSRLFLVPMVALVILNMASFVVGIARGIFVGELDKMFIQVFIPFYVIVMNYPIIEGMLIRKDKGSIPLFVTLVSALVSLIFYFFGSIIFM, from the exons ATGGAGAGTTCTAAGCTCCCTCTCCATCTCTGCCACGTCCACAAGCTTTCAAACTTCATCAACCGGACACATATCCTCGTCCACTCGATCGCTCTAGTCTTCTTGATTTCCTATAGagcctctttcttcttccaacACCCCAAAACCAAAGCCACAACCCTACCATGGCTTCTTGTCTTTGCCTCGGAAGTCCTCCTTGCCTTCGAATGGCTCCTCAGCCAATCATTCCGATGGCGGACAGTTTCGCGAACTGTGTTCCCAGAGAGGCTTCCGGAGGATGACAAGCTTCCGCCGATTGACGTGTTTATTTGCACCGCGGATCCGGAGAAGGAGCCAACCATGGGGGTAATGAACACGGTGTTATCAGCCATGGCAATGGACTATCCACCAGAAAAGCTTCACGTGTATCTCTCTGATGACGCTGGTGCTGCCGTGACTTTGAATGGGATGAGAGAGGCTTGGAGGTTTGCAAAGTGGTGGCTTCCATTTTGTAAGAGGTATGGAATCATGTGTACGGCTCCGGAGGCTTATTTCTCTGCAGGAGAGGATGACGGGGATGAGAACGGTGGTTTTGGGGGCAGTGAGTTCGTACAAGAGAAAGAGCATATTAAG GAGAAATACGCGGCGTTTAAGAAAAGTGTGACAGAAAATGCAAGGATTGGGGACACTAGGAGCAACAGTCGTCGAGATCACTCCGCGGTGATTGAG GTAATACAAGAAACGTCCAGTGATAAAGCTGATGCAATTCAAGCAAATGAAGCCAAAAATAAACCTCTTCTTATTTATGTTTCTCGTGAAAAAAGACCTTCTCAACCTCATCATTTTAAGGCCGGAGCGCTCAATGTTCTT CTACGTGAGTCGGGAGTTATAAGCAATTCGCCTTACATATTAGGTTTAGATTGTGACATGCATTGCCATGATACAAGTTCGGCTCGGCAAGCAATGTGTTTCCACCTTGACCCCAAGATATCACACTCTCTAGCATTTGTTCAATTTCCTCAAAAATTTTGCAACATCAGTAACAACGATATCTATGACAGCCAGTTGAGATCAACATTTAAG GTGCTATGGAAAGGTTATGATGGGCTTGGAGGGCCATTCGTGACTGGTACTGGCTACTACATCAAGAGGGTGTCCTTATGTGAAAGTTCCATTAGTGAAG CCGGGGATGCAATGAAACTtagacaatgttttggtccatCCAATGAGTTCATCAAATCCCTCCGCCAAATCAACAAGCCTGATCGTATGTTCGTCCAAAGAAATAATGCACAGCCAAATGAAACCCAACTACTAGCATCTTGTGCTTATGAAGATGGCACCAAATGGGGCAAAGAG GTTGGTTTCTTATACGGTTCAGTGGTGGAAGATTACTTCACAGGGTTTCATTTGCATTGCAAAGGTTGGATTTCAGTGTATTGTGATCCAAAAAGGCCACACTTCTTGGGCAGTGGCACCACCAATTTGGATGATCTTTTGGTCCAAGGGACAAGATGGTCCTCCGGCTTCGTTGATGTTGCTATCTCGAAGTTTAATCCTCTTATATATGGCCCTTTCAAAATGCCCACTTTTCTTCACAGCATGTGTTATGCAGAATTTGCCTTTTTCCCCATTTTCTATTTCTTGTCGCTCTGGGGCTTTGCTACCATTCCTCAACTCTGCCTACTCAATGGCATTCCTTTATACCCTCAG GTCTCAAATACTTATTTCATTGTATTTTCGTTCATATTCCTATCATCCCATTCTAAACATTTATACGAGGTGCTCACAACGGGGTCAACATTTCGACATTGGGTAAATGAGCAGAGGATATGGATGATGAAGTCAGTCACATCCCATTTATATGGTAGTGTGGATGCTTTCATGAAGAAACTTGGAATGAGAGAAGCCAGTTTTTTTCCAACGAATAAAGTCGACGACGTCCAACAACTCAAGCGTTACAATATGGGAGTATTTGATTTCCAAACATCACGACTATTTCTTGTTCCAATGGTTGCCCTAGTCATCTTGAACATGGCATCGTTTGTTGTGGGGATTGCTAGAGGGATCTTTGTGGGGGAGTTGGACAAGATGTTCATACAAGTTTTCATACCCTTCTATGTCATAGTAATGAACTACCCTATCATTGAAGGAATGCTTATAAGGAAAGACAAAGGAAGCATTCCACTCTTTGTTACCCTAGTATCTGCCTTAGTTTCcctcattttctatttttttggttCTATTATTTTCATGTAG